A region of Candidatus Hadarchaeales archaeon DNA encodes the following proteins:
- a CDS encoding minichromosome maintenance protein MCM has protein sequence MTNSDLREILENFLYSSSFEKKIRKAVASGQKSVVVTYDEIVESDEKLAKFLLENPKEFFRLSDSLLEGITKIPGMKLRVKSLDKSVDIKDIRAKDMGKFIQIEGILLRASEIRPEIKIATFRCKRCGEEYRREQIGDYLIEPLVCENPNCKARGANAFELVLENTEFCDWQSLGFQDLPSKLKGGRMPRHLDGIVRDDFVDRAVPGDYVIATGYVQPFQKFGKKEKILKMVFIVNHIEVPKKGAEEAELTPEDEEKIKELIKDPELTDKIIKSIAPAISGHEIIKEAVALQLFGSDPVELPDGSRVRGDIHILLSGDPGTAKSQLLNWVASVAPRGVYTSGMKSTGAGLTATAVRDEIGSGWTLEAGALVIADGGLAAIDEFEKMDKEDSAAILESMEQQTISIAKAGIVARLNTRAAVLAATNPKGGRFDPNMNFASQIPLDPVLLSRFDLIFILRDDPKEVDDARLTKHIISIHSKPRSLKAPIPPDLLRKMVIYAKKNVHPAFTDKEAQQLIQDFYTKQRRIASQKGHPLPITARQLESIIRLAKAHARMRFSQKVTVEDARKAIQLVDYCLKQVGLDVEAGVVDIDTVMTGMPRSQREKLMTVLQIIEELEKEYGGAAPVEQVKRIALEKRIDEDFVEYVIEEEKKRGTLYAPKEGLIARVK, from the coding sequence TTGACTAACAGCGATCTACGTGAGATACTCGAAAATTTCTTGTACAGCTCGAGTTTTGAAAAGAAAATAAGAAAAGCCGTCGCATCTGGTCAGAAATCCGTAGTGGTTACCTACGATGAGATAGTCGAATCCGATGAGAAACTCGCGAAGTTTTTGCTAGAGAATCCGAAAGAATTCTTCCGTTTGTCGGACTCTCTCTTGGAAGGCATCACGAAAATCCCAGGCATGAAGCTCAGGGTAAAGTCGCTTGACAAGTCCGTGGACATAAAGGACATCAGAGCGAAAGACATGGGGAAGTTCATCCAGATTGAGGGAATTCTTCTCAGGGCAAGCGAGATAAGGCCGGAAATAAAGATTGCCACCTTCAGATGCAAGAGGTGTGGTGAGGAGTACCGCAGGGAGCAGATCGGGGATTATCTGATAGAACCCCTAGTTTGTGAAAATCCAAACTGCAAAGCAAGGGGGGCTAACGCGTTTGAACTGGTTCTTGAGAACACAGAGTTCTGCGACTGGCAGAGTCTGGGCTTTCAGGATCTTCCCTCAAAGCTGAAAGGCGGGCGGATGCCTAGACATCTCGATGGAATAGTCAGGGATGATTTTGTTGATCGTGCCGTTCCCGGAGATTACGTGATCGCTACCGGATACGTTCAGCCTTTTCAAAAATTCGGAAAGAAGGAAAAGATTTTGAAGATGGTTTTCATAGTCAACCACATTGAGGTTCCAAAGAAGGGCGCAGAGGAAGCTGAGTTAACCCCCGAAGACGAGGAAAAAATAAAAGAATTGATAAAAGATCCAGAGCTAACAGATAAGATCATCAAATCGATAGCTCCGGCGATCAGTGGTCACGAGATCATAAAGGAGGCGGTTGCTCTTCAGCTCTTCGGAAGTGATCCGGTAGAGTTGCCAGATGGGTCAAGGGTGCGTGGAGATATTCACATATTGCTCAGTGGAGACCCAGGAACGGCTAAAAGCCAGCTCCTCAATTGGGTTGCGAGCGTTGCTCCTCGGGGGGTCTATACATCTGGGATGAAATCGACTGGAGCGGGTCTTACAGCAACCGCTGTGAGGGATGAAATAGGAAGCGGGTGGACGCTCGAAGCTGGCGCCCTTGTGATTGCCGATGGGGGGCTTGCGGCAATTGACGAATTCGAAAAGATGGATAAAGAGGATTCCGCGGCGATTCTAGAGAGCATGGAGCAACAGACGATAAGCATAGCTAAGGCAGGCATAGTCGCTAGGTTGAACACAAGAGCCGCCGTTCTCGCTGCAACAAACCCAAAAGGCGGGAGATTCGATCCGAACATGAACTTTGCAAGTCAGATCCCGCTGGACCCAGTTCTTCTCTCAAGGTTTGATCTAATATTCATCCTTCGGGATGACCCAAAAGAGGTAGACGACGCCAGACTTACCAAGCACATCATTTCAATTCATTCTAAACCAAGATCGCTGAAGGCGCCAATTCCGCCTGATCTTCTCAGAAAAATGGTGATATACGCCAAAAAGAACGTACATCCGGCGTTCACGGATAAAGAAGCGCAGCAGCTCATCCAAGACTTCTACACTAAACAGAGAAGAATAGCCAGCCAGAAAGGACATCCACTCCCGATAACGGCGAGGCAGCTGGAGTCGATAATCAGACTGGCAAAAGCGCATGCCAGAATGAGATTCAGCCAAAAAGTGACAGTCGAGGACGCGAGAAAGGCGATACAGCTCGTCGACTACTGTCTGAAACAGGTTGGTCTGGATGTCGAAGCTGGTGTCGTGGATATCGACACGGTGATGACTGGAATGCCAAGGAGTCAAAGAGAAAAGTTGATGACTGTTCTTCAAATAATAGAGGAACTCGAAAAGGAGTACGGTG
- the glyA gene encoding serine hydroxymethyltransferase, with protein sequence MNGREAYRKTLEFVQKHHEWLKRSIPLVASENITSPAVREMLICDFQHRYAEGWPGERVYAGCVFIDKVELIAIELAKELFRAEHANVQPISGVTANLAAYTALTEPGDKMMCLSIADGGHISMGKKQFGGTAGSVHGLEIEYLPFDEKRMNIDEDAAEEKIKEAKPKLVVFGGSVFLFPHPVRRLSRVAKDVGARVMYDAAHVAGLIAGGQFQDPLREGAEVMTCSTHKTLPGPQHGMILCTAELANAINRAVFPGVVSNHHLHAVAALVVALAEMMEFGKDYATQIIRNAQTLAKALYGEGFKVLCPELGFTKSHTVLVDVSDIGDGGTIEAKLERANIILNRNLLPWDPRHGRHYKNPGGIRMGTAEVTRLGMKESEMREIARFIRRVVIDGEPEEKIAIEVADFRKDYQKVHYGFESAVEAYEFIRFA encoded by the coding sequence ATGAACGGAAGAGAGGCGTACAGGAAAACATTGGAATTTGTGCAAAAGCATCACGAATGGTTAAAGAGGAGCATCCCACTTGTTGCGAGCGAAAATATAACGAGCCCGGCGGTTCGAGAGATGCTCATTTGCGACTTCCAGCACAGGTATGCGGAGGGGTGGCCTGGGGAAAGGGTCTACGCGGGCTGTGTGTTCATAGATAAAGTTGAGCTCATTGCGATAGAACTGGCGAAAGAACTCTTTAGGGCGGAACATGCAAATGTTCAGCCAATATCTGGAGTCACCGCGAATCTTGCGGCATACACCGCGCTAACGGAGCCCGGAGACAAGATGATGTGTTTGTCGATAGCGGATGGCGGCCACATAAGTATGGGGAAAAAACAGTTTGGAGGGACTGCAGGAAGTGTTCACGGTTTGGAGATCGAATATCTTCCGTTCGACGAAAAACGAATGAACATAGATGAGGATGCTGCGGAGGAGAAGATAAAGGAAGCCAAGCCCAAGCTTGTCGTCTTTGGAGGAAGTGTGTTTCTTTTCCCACACCCTGTAAGACGATTGTCGAGGGTTGCCAAGGACGTTGGAGCAAGAGTGATGTATGACGCCGCGCATGTGGCCGGCTTGATCGCAGGCGGCCAGTTCCAAGATCCTCTGCGGGAGGGAGCAGAGGTAATGACCTGTAGCACTCACAAGACCCTTCCTGGACCGCAGCATGGGATGATCCTCTGCACGGCCGAGCTGGCAAATGCTATAAACAGGGCGGTTTTCCCCGGGGTGGTCAGCAATCACCACCTTCACGCAGTAGCGGCGCTCGTCGTTGCACTTGCCGAGATGATGGAATTTGGAAAAGATTATGCTACTCAGATAATCCGAAACGCTCAAACTTTGGCCAAGGCGCTTTATGGAGAAGGGTTTAAGGTGTTATGCCCAGAACTGGGTTTCACAAAATCCCATACAGTGCTTGTGGATGTTTCGGACATCGGAGACGGGGGAACGATAGAGGCCAAACTCGAGAGAGCGAACATAATCCTCAACCGGAATCTTTTACCTTGGGATCCGAGGCACGGTCGACATTATAAGAATCCCGGAGGTATACGGATGGGTACCGCAGAAGTCACTAGGCTCGGCATGAAGGAATCGGAGATGAGAGAAATCGCGAGATTTATAAGGAGAGTTGTCATCGACGGCGAGCCGGAAGAAAAAATCGCCATCGAGGTTGCGGATTTCAGAAAAGACTATCAGAAAGTTCACTATGGATTTGAATCTGCTGTCGAGGCATACGAGTTCATAAGATTCGCTTAA
- the thrC gene encoding threonine synthase, which produces MRLECFECHAKFDVDERIYECPKCGGLLEVEFTKEELRKNLKKYPMSGDLRVWRYRAFLPIIDDSKIVSIGEGGTPLIKCVRLARELGIEEFYLKFEGANPTGSFKDRGMTVGVTKALEFGVKTVACASTGNTSASLAAYAARAGLKCLVLLPKGKVALGKLTQTLVHGAQVVAVRGNFDEALDILRQLCAERKDIYLLNSINPFRPQGQKTIGFEIVEQLRMSVPDRVIVPMGNCANIWAIYKGFVEFKMAGLIKKIPKMTGIQAEGAKPIVDAFKKNLKKFVPVKNPETIATAIRIGNPVNGPKALHAIRASGGTAEAVSDVEIVEAQKMVARLEGIGIEPASAASVAGLKKLLEAEEINKDEMIVCVATGHVLKDPEEAIEISAKPMEAPVSRKAIEELIG; this is translated from the coding sequence ATGAGATTGGAGTGTTTCGAGTGTCATGCAAAGTTCGACGTAGACGAGCGGATATACGAATGCCCGAAATGCGGCGGTCTCTTAGAAGTGGAGTTCACAAAAGAAGAGCTGAGGAAAAATCTGAAAAAATATCCAATGAGCGGCGACCTAAGGGTGTGGAGATATAGGGCTTTTCTACCGATAATCGATGACTCGAAGATAGTTTCAATAGGCGAGGGTGGGACACCTCTCATAAAATGTGTGAGGCTCGCCCGAGAGCTCGGCATCGAGGAATTTTATTTGAAGTTTGAGGGAGCGAATCCGACCGGGTCTTTCAAGGATCGAGGGATGACTGTAGGTGTCACGAAGGCTCTTGAGTTCGGAGTGAAGACGGTTGCGTGCGCTTCTACGGGGAACACCTCCGCTTCGCTCGCAGCTTATGCCGCTAGAGCAGGCCTCAAATGTCTAGTTCTCTTACCAAAGGGAAAAGTTGCACTTGGTAAGCTTACGCAGACGCTCGTCCATGGAGCGCAAGTAGTGGCTGTAAGAGGAAATTTTGATGAGGCGCTTGACATTCTCAGACAGCTATGTGCTGAGAGGAAAGATATCTACCTACTCAATTCGATAAATCCGTTTAGGCCGCAGGGGCAGAAAACGATAGGCTTTGAAATAGTTGAACAGCTCAGGATGTCGGTTCCAGATCGCGTTATCGTCCCGATGGGCAACTGTGCAAACATTTGGGCGATTTATAAGGGGTTCGTGGAGTTCAAGATGGCTGGACTTATCAAAAAGATCCCAAAGATGACTGGCATACAGGCGGAAGGGGCAAAGCCGATCGTCGACGCTTTTAAGAAAAATTTGAAGAAATTTGTTCCCGTTAAAAATCCAGAAACGATAGCGACGGCGATAAGAATCGGAAATCCAGTTAATGGTCCCAAGGCATTGCATGCGATAAGGGCATCGGGTGGAACGGCTGAAGCGGTTTCGGATGTAGAGATAGTTGAGGCGCAGAAGATGGTTGCTAGACTGGAAGGAATAGGGATAGAGCCAGCTAGTGCGGCTTCGGTTGCTGGTCTGAAGAAGCTTTTGGAGGCGGAGGAAATAAATAAAGATGAGATGATAGTGTGTGTTGCGACAGGTCACGTCTTGAAGGATCCTGAGGAGGCGATCGAAATATCCGCAAAACCCATGGAGGCGCCGGTGAGCAGAAAAGCGATAGAGGAGCTGATCGGATGA
- a CDS encoding homoserine dehydrogenase: protein MRIVLIGFGNLGRALVQVFAEKAEILREHEGFAPKIIAAVDDSGAAVEARGLDMKTLVNLAKRREKIEKYPGAKAGRSALEVIESVDADLVVELTPTNIKTGEPGLSHIRKAMEAGRHVVTSNKGPLVVAFKELDSLARKKGVEFRYSASVGGAIPVISLARRLMSSNEILEIRGILNGTTNYILTRMEEENVPLEMVVREAQELGIAEKDPSLDIDGIDTAAKLLILHNAVLGGDLKLSDVEITGIRKVTPEAIRLAKEAGYALKLVGVARRGELEVSPKLVPLGHPLSVGGTLNAITFKLDLAREISIAGFGAGPMETVSSILADILEIHRSLG, encoded by the coding sequence ATGAGGATAGTACTCATAGGTTTTGGGAATTTGGGCAGGGCGCTCGTTCAGGTTTTCGCTGAGAAAGCAGAAATCCTGCGTGAGCATGAAGGATTTGCTCCGAAAATCATTGCAGCTGTGGATGACAGCGGGGCAGCCGTCGAGGCAAGAGGATTGGATATGAAGACGCTCGTGAATCTTGCGAAAAGAAGAGAAAAAATCGAGAAGTATCCAGGGGCAAAGGCGGGAAGAAGTGCCTTAGAAGTGATAGAGTCAGTTGATGCCGACTTGGTTGTTGAGTTGACTCCCACAAATATAAAAACTGGAGAGCCCGGGCTGAGTCACATAAGGAAGGCGATGGAAGCCGGAAGACACGTCGTCACGTCAAACAAAGGACCGCTCGTCGTAGCCTTCAAAGAGCTCGACAGTCTAGCCAGAAAAAAAGGCGTCGAGTTTAGATATTCGGCATCGGTTGGTGGGGCAATTCCGGTCATATCTTTGGCTAGACGTCTGATGTCTTCAAACGAGATTCTGGAGATCAGGGGAATACTCAATGGAACGACAAACTACATACTCACGAGAATGGAGGAGGAGAACGTTCCGCTCGAAATGGTGGTTAGAGAAGCCCAAGAACTAGGAATTGCGGAAAAGGATCCAAGCCTGGACATCGACGGGATAGACACTGCAGCCAAGCTGTTGATTCTCCACAATGCGGTTCTTGGTGGTGATTTGAAACTGAGCGATGTTGAAATTACGGGAATCCGTAAGGTGACGCCAGAAGCGATAAGGCTGGCGAAGGAGGCAGGATATGCGTTAAAGCTGGTGGGCGTGGCAAGAAGAGGAGAACTTGAGGTTTCACCGAAACTCGTTCCGCTCGGCCATCCACTTTCAGTAGGCGGAACTCTTAACGCGATCACGTTTAAGCTAGATCTCGCCCGCGAGATATCGATTGCGGGCTTTGGGGCGGGACCGATGGAGACGGTTAGTTCGATACTCGCAGATATCTTGGAAATTCATCGCTCACTCGGATGA
- a CDS encoding ACT domain-containing protein, protein MIVRMVLELEDVPGQLLRALEPIAKFGGNIQSIIHQRTKKTPTGRVPVMLVFEIGDKVRLNRVLEELKSRKIMVREVGEKVYTLRSTVVLIGHVVHADIRLLIDRLNRISGLSVSDLSLLMGEFGKESSARITVAAEDLESLQRALVELEDFCRKKDLLLIKSVEGAG, encoded by the coding sequence ATGATAGTCAGAATGGTCTTGGAGCTTGAGGACGTCCCAGGACAGCTTTTGAGAGCACTCGAGCCGATAGCGAAGTTTGGTGGAAACATCCAGAGCATCATTCACCAAAGAACAAAGAAAACACCAACCGGAAGGGTCCCGGTGATGCTCGTTTTCGAGATAGGAGATAAGGTCAGATTGAATAGGGTCCTGGAAGAGCTCAAATCCAGGAAAATAATGGTGAGAGAGGTTGGAGAAAAAGTATACACACTTAGGTCTACGGTCGTTCTGATTGGGCACGTCGTCCACGCGGACATAAGATTGCTGATAGATAGGTTAAACAGGATATCGGGATTGAGCGTCTCCGACCTCAGCCTTCTGATGGGCGAGTTTGGTAAAGAATCTTCAGCCAGAATAACGGTTGCAGCAGAAGATCTCGAAAGCCTGCAGAGGGCTCTTGTGGAGCTCGAAGACTTCTGCAGAAAGAAAGATCTTCTTCTGATAAAATCGGTGGAGGGCGCAGGATGA
- a CDS encoding radical SAM protein, with protein MDVLKKFDPWGDPLCTCPPKYGLNPYTGCEHRCVYCYITSYIPHAFKCRPKKDLIKRLEKDLAVADKRMFVSMSNSSDPYPPQERRLFLTRKCLEILLKHGMNVQIITKSDLVVRDCDILSEVPSVVSFTITTLDERVAKKLEPGAPSPKSRLKAMQKLSAAGIPVTLRLDPIIPGLNDDEIEKIVWAAVEAGAKHVTSSTFKPRPDSWSRFSLAFPEEAKNLHAYFFEHGWKHHNARYLPRKLRKSLMERVEKICVEEGVTFASCREGFSFKAPTCDGSHLLKSWRPVHVC; from the coding sequence ATGGACGTTCTCAAGAAATTTGATCCGTGGGGAGACCCTCTCTGCACCTGCCCCCCAAAATATGGGCTAAACCCATATACCGGATGCGAACATCGGTGCGTTTACTGCTACATCACATCATACATCCCTCATGCGTTCAAATGTCGACCGAAAAAAGATCTCATCAAAAGACTTGAGAAGGATCTCGCAGTGGCAGACAAAAGAATGTTTGTTAGCATGTCGAACAGTTCCGACCCATATCCTCCCCAAGAGAGAAGGTTATTCCTTACGCGAAAGTGCTTAGAGATCCTCCTTAAGCATGGAATGAACGTTCAAATCATAACGAAGTCGGACCTCGTCGTTCGAGATTGTGACATCCTTTCAGAGGTACCTTCGGTTGTTAGCTTCACGATAACAACGCTTGACGAGAGGGTTGCGAAAAAGCTCGAGCCTGGAGCGCCCTCGCCGAAGAGTAGACTAAAAGCCATGCAAAAGCTCTCCGCGGCCGGGATCCCCGTCACTTTGAGATTAGATCCCATCATCCCTGGTTTGAACGATGATGAAATCGAGAAAATCGTTTGGGCAGCCGTAGAAGCCGGAGCAAAACATGTAACCTCTTCGACGTTCAAGCCTAGACCAGACAGTTGGAGCAGATTCTCGCTGGCTTTTCCGGAAGAGGCAAAAAATCTCCACGCGTACTTCTTCGAACACGGCTGGAAACATCACAACGCCCGTTATCTGCCGAGAAAGTTAAGGAAGAGCTTGATGGAAAGGGTGGAGAAAATTTGCGTTGAAGAAGGAGTGACATTCGCCAGCTGCAGAGAGGGATTTTCCTTCAAGGCTCCAACTTGTGACGGCTCACATCTTCTCAAAAGCTGGCGGCCTGTGCATGTTTGCTGA